One Thermoplasmata archaeon genomic window, ACGCGATCGGGATGGGCCACTTCATGCACGCGTTCAAAAAGAACGTCTCGCTCCTCTACATCGTCATGAACAACGAGACGTACGGCCTCACCAAGGGCCAGCCGTCCCCGACCAGCCAGATCGGGTTCGAAGGGAACGTCGAGGCGCCGTTCGACGCGGTACTGAGCGCGCTCTCGATCCCCGCTCCGAACTTCATCGCCCGCACGTTCTCGGGCGACCCCAAGACGATGACGAGCGTGCTCGAAGAGGCGATACGGTTCAACCACGAGAACCGAGGCTTCGCCTTCGTCGAGGACCTCTCGCCGTGCGTGACCTACAACGACACGTACAAGCTCTGGCGCGAGAAGGTGGTCGATGTCTCGAAGATCGCGGGGTACGACCCCAGCGACCGCAAGACGATGTTCCGACTCTACCTCGAGACGACCGAGGCCGGGAAGATCCCGATCGGCGTCATGCACCGGCCGAAGGAGGTCGTGAAGGCCGGTCTTGAGGCGAAGCTCTTGGGGGACCAGAAGGGACCCGCGCGCGGGGAGATCGGCCTCGAGCCCAACCTCGCGGCCTATCAGAAGCTCCTCGCCGGCGTCGCGTAGTTCGCCCGAGCCGTTCATCCGCCGACGCGCTTCTCCCCACCGACCGGGCGATGTGGGTCGGGATCGACGACACCGACAGTCCGAAGGGCGGTTGCACCACCTGGGCGCTGACCGAGCTCCTCGACGAGGCGCGGGCCACCGGCGTCGACCTCATCGGCGAGCCCCGCCTCGTGCGCCTGAATCCGAACATCCCGTGGAAGACCCGGGGCAACGCGGCTCTCGCCGCTCGTTTCGGGCTCGGCCGCGGGCGACGTCGCCGCCTCGGCGAGCTGGGCGGCGCGCCGGTCTGGTCGTTCGAGCGGAGTGATCCCCTGCGTCGGACGGTCGCGGAGGAGTGGGTGGAGCGGGCGTGGAAACGCGTCCTCCTCGCCTCCCGGCAGGGAGAACCGGGAACGGACCCGGCGCTGGTCGCCGTGACCCGACCATTGCCGGCCTCCCTCTACTGGAACGCCGTTCGGGAGGTCGTGGACGTCGCGCCGGTCCGCGAGTTGCTCGACCGGCTCGGGGCGACCGTTCGGACCGATGGGGCGGACCGCGGGCTGATCGGCGCGGCCGCCGCCGTGGCGTGGCCCGGTGCTCACCCGACCTGGGAGATGATCGCCTATCGTACCTCGGACCGGATCGGCCAGGTCCGAGCGGTGAACGCGGCGAGCGTCCGAGCCGCGGAGCGGCGTTTTCCGGGTCTCTTCTTGTGCCGAGATCCCCGCACGCGGCGATTGCTGGTCACTCCGCACACGAACTGCCCGATCCTGTTCGGCCTTCGGGGGGTACGGCCGTCCGACCCGCTGGGGGCCCGGCGTCTTGTCCGGTCGGAACCGGTCGACCGATGGCTCCTGTTCCGGACCAACCAGGCCAGCGGCGACCACCTCGCGCCGCGGAGCGCCGCCGCGATTCCGGAGTTTACGTCCGCGACCCTCACGGGTACGGTGGCGGCACCGCCGGAGACGATCGAGGGAGGCCATGTCCGGTTCGGATTGGTCGACGAGGTCGGCGCGCCGCTCACGTGTCTCGCCTTCGAGCCGACGAAGACCCTACCCGCCGTGGTGCGGTCGCTCCGGGAGGGAGACCGGCTCCGGGTGTGGGGCAGCCGGACCCGGGGCGACGCGTTCCACCTCGAAGGCATCGAGCTCCAGCGGCTTGTGGCGCGGGCCTCTCGACCCCGGGCGCCCGAATGTCCCGGCTGCCGCCGGAGGACCCGATCCCTCGGGCGGCTTCGGGGGTATCGTTGCGTGGAGTGCCGCCGGAAGCTTCCGCCGGAAGCGGCGACCGTCGCGATGCGAACTCCGGACTATCCTCCCGGAGTGTACCATCCGACCCCGTCGGCACGACGCCATTTGGCCCCGCGCGGACCGTAACCGGGGTCCGGGGGCGCTTCCGAGAGCTTTTGAACCGTCGCTCGGTATTTACATTGGGCGACCCGCGGACCCGCCCCCGGCCGCGTTCTCGGATGGGCGGGACGTGCGTTCGCCCGGAAAGGCGAGGACGATGGCGACCTGTCCCGCGTGCGGCGTCGAGACCGGCGAGGGGGGCGACTGCCCCCGTTGCCACCTCGCCTCGGCGCTCTTCCCCGCGGTCGTCGAGGCGGCCGGGTCCGCGGGAGAAAGTGACCCCACGTACCTCCGGACGATCGGCGAGCTGCTCTCGACGGTCGCGCTCGAACGGCCGGCGACGCCCGTCGCCGAGCCGGCACGCGGGCTCCTGAGCCCTCCCTCGGGCTCCGCACCGATCGGCGAGCTGCCCGCTCCGACCGGCGCGATGCGGTCCCCGCCCCCGATCGAGGCGATGATCGACCTTCCCGCGGCGCCGGCTGACACCGACCAGCTCCCCGAGCTCAAACGACGCATCGACGAGTACTTCCGGCTCGGGCGTCGGCTGGCCCTCGATTTCACGGATTTCCAGTCGCGCGCCGCGTCCGCGGCGCTCGTGCAGGACCTCGACTCGCTCGAGATCCTCGCGCGGGAGATGTTCGTGCACCTCTCGAGCGCGATCGCCGAGGAGTACGAGTCCCTGCTCGCGCGTCGCAACGAGATCGCCCAGCTCGTGCCGACGCCGGGCGCGGACGTGGGTCTCACCTCCGTCCGACGCGCGATCGGCGTGGGCGACCTCCCCGGCGCCCAGCGACGACTCGCGCTCGTCCGGGACGAACTCTCGAAGCTCCAGGAGCAGTGGGAGGTCGGCCGCGTGCTCGTCGCGGAGGGGGAGCTCATGGCCGCGACGATCATCGACCTGGGCGGCGACCCGAGTCCGGCGACCGGGCCGCTCGAGGAGGGCCGCAAGCTCTTCGCGGACGGTCGTCGCCCGGACGCCGAGCGCGTCCTCGCGCGGGGGGCCGTCGCCCTCTGGACGGTCCTCGAACCGCTCCTGATGGGCGACCTGAAACGCCTGCGGGACAAGATGGTGGAGCAGCGGTCGGCCGGGCTCGATATCGAGCCGGCCGTCCAGGAGCTTCGGTCGATCTCGGTCGAGCTGCGGAAGCGGAACTTCGTCGGCACGATCGTCGCGTACCGACGGATGAAGTTCGCCGTCGACCACCAGGGGGCGCCGGGCGGGGAACCGGCCGGTCCCACCGAGATGGCGGACGTCCTGCGCGGCGCTCCACCGGCATAAGGTAAAGAGCGGCGCCCTCGTTCGAACGACGTGCCCCCTTCGGTGCTCCGGGGTTTCCGCGATTACCTGCCGCCGGACGCGGGCGCTCGCTCCGAGATCCGCCGACGGATGCGCGCGGTCGCTCGCCGCGCCGGCTACGTGGAGCTCGAGACCCCCTGCGTTGAGAGCTTCGAGCTCTACCAGCGGAAGAGCGGCGAGGGGATCGCCGCCGAGGCGTGGATGTTCTCGGACAAGGGAGGACGCCCCGTCGCCCTGGTCCCCGAGACGACGCCGTCGCTCGCGCGGGTGTTCGCCGAGCGGGCGAAGGCCGAGCCGCTCCCCGCAAAGTGGTTCACGGTCTCGAAGTGCTGGCGGTACGAGGAGCCGCAAGCCGGCCGGACGCGCGAGTTCCTCCAGTTCAACCTGGACGTGATCGGCGTCCCGGGCGTCGAGGCCGAGGTCGACCTCCTCGCGACCGCGTCGCTCCTGATGGACGAGGTGGGGGCGGAGGGGTTGTACGCGTTCCGCATCAGCGACCGCGACGTCGCCGCCGGGATCGGTCGGCTGGTCGGCGCGACCGAGTCCGCCCGATTCTTTCGTGCGGTCGACCGGTACCGGAAGATCCCGACGTCCGAGTTCGAGGCGGAGCTCACCGCGGCGGGCGTCAGCCCCGAGGGCGCGCGGGACCTCGCTTCGCTCTTCGAGAGCGCCGGGAGCGGCGTTCCGCCCGACCGGGTCAACGCGTTCCTGGACGGCGTCGTCGCGCGCGGGCTCGACGCCGCCGGCCGCGCCGGTGTGGACCGGTTGAAAACCCTCTTCGCGCTGCTCGTGCGCGCCGGGATCGGCGACCGGGTCGTCTTCGACCCGACGGTGGTCCGCGGCCTCGCCTACTACACGGCGACCGTGTTCGAAGCGTACGCGCGCCGCGACGGGGGGCGTTCGGTGTTCGGCGGAGG contains:
- a CDS encoding thiamine pyrophosphate-dependent enzyme, producing MVQSAKPVPPIWCPGCGDFSLLAAVKKAAANLKIPAHDLVLVGGIGCSGSIHNFLEVNGIHALHGRLLAQAVGVKLANPRLTVVAAGGDGDGYAIGMGHFMHAFKKNVSLLYIVMNNETYGLTKGQPSPTSQIGFEGNVEAPFDAVLSALSIPAPNFIARTFSGDPKTMTSVLEEAIRFNHENRGFAFVEDLSPCVTYNDTYKLWREKVVDVSKIAGYDPSDRKTMFRLYLETTEAGKIPIGVMHRPKEVVKAGLEAKLLGDQKGPARGEIGLEPNLAAYQKLLAGVA
- the hisS gene encoding histidine--tRNA ligase — its product is MPPSVLRGFRDYLPPDAGARSEIRRRMRAVARRAGYVELETPCVESFELYQRKSGEGIAAEAWMFSDKGGRPVALVPETTPSLARVFAERAKAEPLPAKWFTVSKCWRYEEPQAGRTREFLQFNLDVIGVPGVEAEVDLLATASLLMDEVGAEGLYAFRISDRDVAAGIGRLVGATESARFFRAVDRYRKIPTSEFEAELTAAGVSPEGARDLASLFESAGSGVPPDRVNAFLDGVVARGLDAAGRAGVDRLKTLFALLVRAGIGDRVVFDPTVVRGLAYYTATVFEAYARRDGGRSVFGGGRYDHLMELFEGPPTPAAGLAIGDQTLELLLRNGDRWPDGEPPLDTYVVVVDPEHVPDALELVQDIRRAGHSADFDLVGRSMSRQLKEAARRRARRALILGLKEAKPGAIVERNLESGAQRVVSRPEAVRSE
- a CDS encoding tRNA(Ile)(2)-agmatinylcytidine synthase, with translation MWVGIDDTDSPKGGCTTWALTELLDEARATGVDLIGEPRLVRLNPNIPWKTRGNAALAARFGLGRGRRRRLGELGGAPVWSFERSDPLRRTVAEEWVERAWKRVLLASRQGEPGTDPALVAVTRPLPASLYWNAVREVVDVAPVRELLDRLGATVRTDGADRGLIGAAAAVAWPGAHPTWEMIAYRTSDRIGQVRAVNAASVRAAERRFPGLFLCRDPRTRRLLVTPHTNCPILFGLRGVRPSDPLGARRLVRSEPVDRWLLFRTNQASGDHLAPRSAAAIPEFTSATLTGTVAAPPETIEGGHVRFGLVDEVGAPLTCLAFEPTKTLPAVVRSLREGDRLRVWGSRTRGDAFHLEGIELQRLVARASRPRAPECPGCRRRTRSLGRLRGYRCVECRRKLPPEAATVAMRTPDYPPGVYHPTPSARRHLAPRGP